One part of the Streptomyces sp. NBC_01381 genome encodes these proteins:
- a CDS encoding phage tail sheath subtilisin-like domain-containing protein, with translation MPQYLSPGVFVEEISSGPRPITGVGTSTAGMVGVTARGPDSGKPKLVTSLQDFHRLFGGFLPRPSDADVLTANGKKIRWWLLPLAVKGFFDNGGQLLYVKRVMPPADSTAASATIEEDPVPPAAAVMVLTAQARQKGEHGNTLKALLQLTRGAALNVVAPPAGSPPNTVTLASPGAIKDKDTVLLIPTDTTRDPSLYTVVGPPTENTVVGPPKTTSFSLTLDRPPAPAAIAGDTLRLVRFRLEIVNKPTGVPAHTLTIPSEPDPPTATLAELQTAVAANPDALLTLTIGAAPLPFLGKLVSRTDPNLPLATLNLTDGTGTFTAASYIGVDGGSGNRTGIQALEDIDEVSICAVPGVWDETVLEGLTTHCELLGDRFAVFDGPPAANLEDIRTFRAPLSTDRAALYYPWLQVPDPAGDGIAQAPPSGHMIGVYAKTDLERGVHKAPANIVLRGIVPGSGLAADITRREQDTLNPVGINVLRAFPNLGQRVWGARTLAPPAEAQWRYVNVRRLFLFIEESLDEGLQWVVFEPNAEELWASVRQSISSFLAGVWRSGALPGATEEEAFYVICDRTTMTEDDLAQGRLICQVGVAPVFPAEFVIVRIQQATRESIAT, from the coding sequence ATGCCCCAATATCTCAGCCCAGGCGTCTTTGTCGAGGAAATCTCCAGCGGTCCGAGGCCCATCACCGGGGTCGGCACCAGCACCGCCGGCATGGTCGGGGTGACCGCTCGGGGCCCGGATTCGGGCAAGCCCAAGCTAGTGACCAGTCTGCAGGACTTCCATCGCCTCTTCGGCGGCTTCCTGCCCCGGCCGAGCGACGCCGATGTCCTCACCGCCAACGGGAAGAAAATACGCTGGTGGCTTCTGCCGCTGGCAGTGAAGGGCTTCTTCGACAACGGCGGCCAACTGCTCTACGTCAAGCGGGTCATGCCCCCGGCCGACAGCACTGCTGCTTCCGCGACTATTGAAGAGGATCCCGTGCCGCCGGCGGCGGCCGTTATGGTCCTCACCGCGCAGGCACGGCAGAAGGGTGAGCACGGCAACACTCTGAAAGCCCTGCTGCAGCTCACGCGGGGTGCCGCCTTGAATGTCGTCGCACCGCCCGCGGGCAGCCCTCCGAACACCGTGACGCTCGCCAGTCCCGGCGCGATCAAAGACAAAGACACCGTCCTCCTCATCCCCACCGACACCACACGCGACCCCAGTCTGTACACGGTCGTGGGCCCTCCCACGGAGAACACGGTCGTGGGCCCTCCCAAGACGACCAGTTTCTCGCTCACCCTGGACCGCCCGCCCGCGCCGGCGGCCATCGCGGGCGACACCCTCAGGCTGGTGAGGTTCCGGCTGGAGATCGTCAACAAACCAACCGGCGTACCGGCGCATACCCTGACGATCCCTTCGGAGCCCGACCCGCCGACCGCAACCCTGGCGGAGCTCCAAACAGCCGTCGCCGCGAATCCGGACGCGCTGCTCACCCTCACGATCGGCGCCGCCCCGCTGCCGTTCCTGGGCAAGCTTGTCTCCAGGACCGATCCGAACCTGCCACTCGCCACCCTGAATCTCACAGACGGGACAGGAACCTTCACAGCCGCCTCCTACATCGGCGTGGACGGCGGCAGCGGGAACCGTACGGGCATCCAGGCGCTCGAGGACATCGACGAGGTCTCCATCTGCGCCGTGCCCGGTGTCTGGGACGAGACGGTCCTGGAAGGCCTCACCACCCACTGCGAGCTGCTCGGCGACCGGTTCGCCGTATTCGATGGCCCTCCCGCGGCCAACCTCGAAGACATCAGGACCTTCCGTGCACCGCTGTCCACTGACCGGGCAGCGCTGTACTACCCCTGGCTCCAGGTGCCAGATCCAGCGGGCGACGGCATCGCACAGGCGCCCCCGTCGGGGCACATGATCGGCGTATACGCCAAGACGGACCTGGAGCGAGGGGTCCACAAGGCCCCGGCCAACATCGTGCTGCGCGGCATCGTCCCCGGCTCGGGCCTGGCCGCCGACATCACACGGCGTGAGCAGGACACCCTGAATCCCGTCGGGATCAACGTGCTTCGGGCCTTCCCCAATCTGGGCCAACGGGTATGGGGGGCACGGACCCTGGCACCGCCCGCCGAAGCCCAATGGCGATACGTCAACGTCCGGCGGCTCTTCCTCTTCATCGAAGAGTCACTCGACGAAGGCCTTCAGTGGGTCGTCTTCGAGCCCAACGCCGAGGAACTGTGGGCCTCGGTCCGGCAGAGCATCAGCAGCTTCCTGGCCGGGGTCTGGCGATCCGGTGCGCTGCCCGGCGCCACCGAGGAAGAGGCCTTCTACGTCATCTGCGACCGCACCACGATGACCGAGGACGACCTCGCGCAAGGCCGTCTGATCTGCCAGGTCGGGGTCGCCCCCGTCTTCCCGGCCGAGTTCGTGATAGTGCGGATCCAGCAAGCGACCCGCGAATCGATCGCGACCTGA
- a CDS encoding phage tail protein: MPPITRNDPYGVYNFLVQVTGVAPDGQDVQASFTEVSGLTVDIQPIEYRNGSDKNNRVTKQTGLTKHSNLVLKRGITGHPDFWNWVKLSMNGQTLRATGSIMLLDENRQEVMRWNFDRAWPVKYTGPSLGATKNEIAMETLELCVEALQIDV, encoded by the coding sequence GTGCCACCCATCACGCGCAACGATCCGTACGGCGTCTACAACTTCCTCGTTCAGGTCACCGGGGTCGCCCCCGACGGCCAGGACGTGCAGGCGTCCTTCACCGAGGTCTCCGGGCTCACCGTGGACATCCAGCCGATCGAGTACCGCAACGGCAGCGACAAGAACAACCGTGTGACCAAGCAGACGGGCCTCACGAAACACTCCAACCTGGTCCTGAAGCGCGGCATCACCGGCCATCCGGACTTCTGGAACTGGGTCAAGCTGTCGATGAACGGCCAGACTCTGCGCGCCACCGGGTCGATCATGCTTCTCGACGAGAACCGCCAGGAAGTCATGCGCTGGAACTTCGACCGCGCCTGGCCGGTGAAGTACACCGGCCCCTCACTCGGCGCGACCAAGAACGAGATCGCGATGGAGACCCTAGAACTCTGCGTCGAAGCACTCCAGATCGACGTGTGA
- a CDS encoding LysM peptidoglycan-binding domain-containing protein: protein MSVHPLGSVSGPTTPLLTLPINPTEYAVSKAVTFAEIGIPGLDAPPMQFVRGGARTLKLNALVDAAEEPVRADRDVQRKWLDAFQKLTLRQGKTHAPPVVTFAWGANPSFTGVVDSLAITYVLFDRDGTPTRAKVSLSLKEFRAAKEQQLATGQSSPTVEKVWTVRRGDTLSSIAAAVYRDSGRWRELAAANALADPRALTPGMALVVPALGRERG, encoded by the coding sequence TTGAGCGTCCACCCGCTCGGTTCCGTGTCGGGGCCCACAACCCCGCTGCTGACGCTGCCGATCAATCCCACGGAGTACGCCGTCTCCAAGGCGGTGACGTTCGCCGAGATCGGCATCCCGGGCCTGGACGCGCCCCCGATGCAGTTCGTCCGGGGCGGCGCGCGGACGCTCAAGTTGAACGCGCTGGTCGACGCGGCCGAGGAGCCGGTACGCGCGGACCGCGATGTGCAGAGGAAATGGCTCGACGCCTTCCAGAAACTGACGCTCCGGCAGGGCAAGACCCATGCACCGCCCGTGGTGACCTTCGCCTGGGGTGCCAATCCCTCGTTCACCGGCGTGGTCGACAGTCTCGCCATCACTTACGTGCTGTTCGACCGGGACGGTACGCCGACCCGGGCCAAAGTGTCGCTGTCGCTCAAGGAGTTCAGGGCGGCCAAGGAGCAGCAACTCGCGACGGGGCAGAGCTCACCGACCGTGGAGAAGGTCTGGACGGTACGGCGCGGCGACACGCTCTCCTCCATCGCGGCCGCGGTCTACCGGGACTCCGGACGCTGGCGGGAGCTGGCGGCCGCCAACGCTCTCGCCGATCCACGGGCACTCACCCCCGGCATGGCACTCGTCGTTCCCGCGCTGGGACGGGAGCGAGGGTGA
- a CDS encoding phage baseplate assembly protein V: MTGMPGSAVGKKYFGVMSGVVDRVEDDPEKECRVQLSLPWFDGATIFEWCRVAQPYAGNGYGASFVPEKGDEVLVAFDQGDMRFPIVIGCLYNGVDKPPTDRSGGRDEKLLRTKHGHELALDDSSGTEAVRLTSSAGHRIELDDANHSVVVSTASGGKVTVTADGSVEISAGSHPVKISGSSVTLETTEVKLGGGASDHAVAWERFLPWFTAHTHTVPGVGATLPAIAAPGVPPMSTTVQVGP, translated from the coding sequence ATGACGGGAATGCCGGGATCGGCTGTCGGCAAGAAGTACTTCGGTGTGATGTCGGGTGTGGTGGATCGGGTGGAGGACGACCCGGAGAAGGAGTGCCGGGTGCAGTTGAGCCTGCCCTGGTTCGACGGAGCCACGATCTTCGAGTGGTGCCGGGTGGCACAGCCCTACGCGGGCAACGGATACGGGGCCAGCTTCGTGCCGGAGAAGGGCGACGAGGTGCTCGTCGCCTTCGACCAGGGCGACATGCGGTTCCCCATCGTTATCGGCTGCCTCTACAACGGCGTCGACAAACCGCCCACGGACCGTTCCGGCGGCCGGGACGAGAAGCTGCTGCGGACCAAACACGGCCACGAACTGGCCCTCGACGACAGCTCCGGCACGGAGGCCGTGCGGCTCACCTCGTCTGCCGGGCACCGCATCGAACTGGACGACGCGAACCACTCGGTGGTGGTGAGCACCGCGTCCGGCGGCAAGGTGACGGTGACCGCCGACGGCTCGGTGGAGATCAGCGCCGGTTCCCATCCCGTGAAGATCAGCGGCAGCTCGGTGACGCTGGAAACGACGGAGGTGAAGCTGGGCGGCGGTGCCTCGGACCACGCGGTCGCGTGGGAGAGGTTCCTGCCCTGGTTCACCGCGCACACCCACACGGTCCCCGGGGTCGGCGCAACCCTTCCGGCGATCGCCGCACCGGGTGTCCCGCCGATGTCGACGACCGTGCAGGTGGGGCCGTGA
- a CDS encoding phage tail protein — MTERALEFFTEPLPKFRFLVVLGPAAAYLPPAQAALLSLTAQGAFQQVAGLGAQLEVTAYPEGGVNDRVRQFPVRHSWNRIVLHRGVARGPSLWAWYQAGLSNPLGARRSGAVLLMDAAGLPGAVWAFRGGLASKWTGPDLHAERNEVAVEQLEIAHEGLVSVEQAVAALG, encoded by the coding sequence ATGACCGAGCGGGCGCTGGAGTTCTTCACCGAGCCTTTGCCGAAGTTCCGGTTCCTGGTGGTCCTTGGCCCGGCCGCCGCCTATCTGCCGCCCGCGCAGGCGGCGTTGCTGTCGCTCACCGCGCAGGGCGCCTTCCAGCAGGTCGCCGGGCTCGGCGCGCAGCTGGAGGTCACGGCGTATCCGGAGGGTGGAGTCAACGACCGGGTCCGGCAGTTCCCGGTGCGGCACTCCTGGAACCGGATCGTGCTGCACCGCGGGGTGGCCCGGGGGCCGAGTCTGTGGGCCTGGTACCAGGCGGGGCTCAGCAATCCGCTGGGTGCGCGCCGCAGTGGCGCGGTGCTGCTGATGGACGCGGCCGGCCTGCCCGGTGCGGTGTGGGCCTTCCGCGGCGGCCTTGCCTCGAAGTGGACGGGCCCCGATCTGCACGCGGAGCGCAACGAAGTGGCTGTCGAGCAGTTGGAGATCGCGCACGAAGGTCTCGTGTCGGTGGAGCAGGCGGTGGCGGCTCTTGGGTGA
- a CDS encoding phage late control D family protein, with the protein MALPRNTTATPLPADTYAPCFKIKMGDAEFTEQLNQSLLDIQVVRELDKTGTLSLTLSNWDELTMRLRFDDAKQFAAGQSVEVRLGYAWQEKPPVVAKGQVTTVQPDFPSSGPPTLQVSCQDRTTQMKDRKPLPGDEKKFLNLADWQIVNKIAERHGLEVVAEEEGVVHPLVVQKNQDDVAFLLERAKGIDRELYVAPDPGSGEETLFFVCPADGRAGSTKRQPHTFDLWYAVLAEGARSGRAEQGEASRTSPEPNLISFRPTLKLAGQVAKVTVRGWNPRTKKAIVASATRADLQAERDAGRSGPSAAAEEMGDREEVIVDRPVSSEPEARALAVSVLRDKSYQFVTCTGQLAGLPDLVPSDSLRIGGVGSRFGGTYYTTKVTHSFNSSGFFTSFEARRTSEGR; encoded by the coding sequence ATGGCACTGCCACGGAACACGACCGCGACGCCCCTGCCGGCGGACACCTACGCCCCCTGCTTCAAGATCAAGATGGGCGACGCCGAGTTCACCGAACAGCTGAATCAGTCGCTGCTCGACATCCAGGTGGTCCGTGAGCTGGACAAGACCGGAACACTCTCGCTGACGCTGAGCAACTGGGACGAGCTGACCATGCGGCTGCGTTTCGACGACGCAAAGCAATTCGCCGCCGGACAGTCGGTGGAGGTCCGGCTCGGATACGCCTGGCAGGAGAAGCCACCCGTGGTGGCCAAGGGCCAGGTCACCACGGTCCAGCCGGACTTCCCCTCGTCGGGTCCGCCGACGCTGCAGGTCTCCTGCCAGGACCGCACGACGCAGATGAAGGACCGCAAGCCGCTGCCGGGCGACGAGAAGAAGTTCCTGAACCTCGCCGACTGGCAGATCGTGAACAAGATCGCGGAGCGGCACGGCCTGGAGGTGGTGGCCGAGGAGGAGGGCGTGGTGCATCCGCTGGTGGTGCAGAAGAACCAGGACGATGTGGCCTTCCTGCTGGAGCGGGCGAAGGGCATCGATCGGGAGCTCTATGTGGCGCCTGACCCGGGGAGCGGGGAGGAGACTCTGTTCTTCGTCTGCCCAGCCGACGGCCGGGCGGGCTCGACGAAACGGCAGCCGCACACGTTCGACCTCTGGTACGCGGTACTGGCCGAAGGCGCCCGGTCGGGACGCGCGGAACAGGGCGAGGCGTCCAGGACCTCCCCGGAGCCCAACCTGATCTCGTTCCGTCCGACCCTGAAACTGGCCGGTCAGGTCGCCAAGGTGACGGTGCGCGGCTGGAACCCCCGGACGAAGAAGGCGATCGTCGCGAGCGCGACGCGGGCGGATCTGCAGGCGGAGCGCGACGCCGGACGCAGCGGTCCCTCGGCGGCCGCCGAGGAGATGGGCGACCGGGAAGAGGTCATCGTGGACCGTCCGGTGAGCTCCGAGCCGGAGGCACGGGCCCTGGCGGTGAGCGTGCTGCGCGACAAGTCGTACCAGTTCGTCACCTGTACGGGGCAGTTGGCAGGCCTGCCCGATCTGGTGCCCAGCGACTCGCTGCGGATCGGCGGGGTGGGGAGCAGGTTCGGCGGCACCTACTACACGACCAAGGTGACACACTCCTTCAACTCCTCTGGATTCTTCACCTCGTTCGAGGCACGACGCACGTCCGAGGGGCGGTGA
- a CDS encoding phage tail sheath subtilisin-like domain-containing protein, producing the protein MPASAPQPPLPAGPSLPGLTATALAAADPVQPLRTDVACFAGRTRRGPLAAPVRVTDWAAYTAVFGGLDSALDLPYAIRGFFANGGSALWVLRTEPAGPTSAAAAWPAGAPSPFAPEAGCRIAAASPGGWADGTRVTVRHRPAGGAGAGHPQVLARIDAPGESPESFGWLRAPELPDAVAALSRLVRLLPDGPAPADRSGAAHAGTHTATLTGGTPAPGSPDDSGTLADAYTKAVRAMAELPEPALLALPDLDRSGVGEGHRDQLADLLVEECAAALDRLALLDPPFTGTWVSDPAAATLRTTVWMDALRQRHDTAGLQACAVHWPPLRVPDPLAATPSALRTVPASGHVAGTAARLDRERGVFATPANAALEDVVDLAHVLRPEQEAAVYASGANLLRCPAGRGPLVWGGRTAVPQLRAGGVGDGWFIAHRRLVHRLVRAARAVAEPLLFEPDSPGLRLLLVQGLTEVLLGLFEAGALAGERPAEAFRVRCDEGLNPPELMALGQLICQVEVAPAAPMEFIAVRLLMGRRDRLEVVEG; encoded by the coding sequence GTGCCCGCATCCGCTCCACAACCGCCCCTGCCCGCCGGACCGTCGCTGCCGGGACTGACCGCGACGGCCCTCGCCGCGGCCGATCCGGTACAGCCCCTGCGCACCGATGTGGCCTGCTTCGCCGGGCGCACCCGGCGCGGCCCGCTGGCCGCCCCTGTGCGCGTCACGGACTGGGCGGCCTACACGGCTGTCTTCGGCGGCCTGGACAGCGCGCTCGATCTGCCGTACGCGATCCGGGGCTTCTTCGCCAACGGCGGCAGCGCGCTGTGGGTGTTGCGGACGGAGCCGGCGGGGCCGACCTCCGCCGCGGCCGCCTGGCCGGCCGGGGCGCCCTCGCCCTTCGCCCCTGAGGCAGGCTGCCGCATCGCAGCCGCATCGCCGGGCGGCTGGGCCGACGGAACCCGGGTGACGGTCCGTCACCGTCCGGCCGGAGGCGCAGGCGCAGGACACCCTCAGGTACTCGCGCGAATCGACGCACCCGGTGAGTCTCCCGAGTCGTTCGGCTGGCTGCGCGCCCCCGAACTCCCCGACGCCGTGGCGGCGCTCTCCCGGCTCGTCCGGCTGCTCCCCGACGGCCCCGCACCCGCCGACCGGTCAGGGGCGGCCCACGCGGGAACGCACACGGCCACCCTCACGGGAGGAACTCCCGCCCCCGGCAGCCCAGATGACAGCGGGACCCTCGCCGACGCCTACACCAAGGCCGTACGGGCCATGGCTGAGTTGCCGGAACCCGCTCTGCTCGCGCTGCCCGATCTGGACCGCTCCGGGGTCGGAGAGGGCCACCGAGACCAGCTGGCCGATCTGCTGGTCGAGGAGTGCGCGGCCGCGCTCGACCGACTGGCCCTGCTGGACCCGCCCTTCACGGGCACCTGGGTCTCCGACCCCGCCGCGGCGACGCTGCGGACCACCGTCTGGATGGACGCCCTGCGACAACGCCACGACACAGCAGGACTGCAGGCCTGCGCTGTGCACTGGCCACCATTGCGTGTGCCCGATCCGCTGGCCGCCACTCCGTCGGCGCTGCGTACGGTGCCTGCCTCCGGCCATGTCGCCGGAACAGCGGCACGCCTTGACCGTGAGCGGGGCGTGTTCGCGACCCCGGCCAACGCCGCCCTCGAGGACGTCGTCGACCTCGCCCATGTACTGCGCCCCGAGCAGGAAGCGGCTGTCTACGCGTCGGGCGCCAATCTGCTTCGCTGCCCGGCCGGCCGGGGTCCGCTCGTGTGGGGCGGCCGGACCGCCGTGCCGCAATTGCGGGCCGGGGGTGTGGGCGACGGCTGGTTCATCGCCCACCGCAGGCTGGTCCATCGGTTGGTGCGGGCGGCCCGCGCCGTGGCCGAACCGCTGCTCTTCGAGCCCGACTCACCCGGTCTGCGGCTGCTGCTCGTGCAGGGCCTCACCGAGGTTCTGCTCGGCCTGTTCGAGGCGGGCGCCCTGGCCGGGGAACGGCCGGCGGAGGCCTTCCGGGTGAGGTGTGACGAAGGGCTCAACCCTCCGGAGCTCATGGCCCTCGGGCAGCTGATCTGCCAGGTGGAGGTGGCTCCGGCCGCCCCCATGGAATTCATCGCCGTCCGGCTCCTGATGGGCCGGCGGGACCGACTCGAGGTGGTGGAGGGATGA
- a CDS encoding GPW/gp25 family protein has protein sequence MTGGAPGGAEAFLGQGWRFPLLPDASGRLAYAAGEESVRDCLLVLVRTALGERVMRPGLGTRAPELVFAPGSSRALRELEDSIRVAIRDFEPRAAVDDVRAQAQPGEEWRVTVFVDYRVRATGRHETLVFPYYLDGGSGLVGGAGAFGASGPSGGGDSS, from the coding sequence GTGACCGGCGGTGCGCCCGGCGGCGCGGAGGCGTTCCTCGGCCAGGGCTGGCGCTTCCCGCTGCTGCCGGATGCCTCCGGGCGCCTCGCGTACGCGGCCGGCGAGGAGAGCGTCCGCGACTGCCTGCTGGTGCTTGTGCGTACCGCGCTCGGTGAACGGGTGATGCGTCCCGGACTGGGCACCCGCGCACCCGAGTTGGTCTTCGCACCAGGCAGCTCACGCGCTCTGCGCGAGCTCGAGGACTCGATACGGGTAGCCATCCGCGACTTCGAGCCTCGGGCGGCCGTGGACGACGTACGGGCGCAGGCTCAGCCGGGCGAGGAGTGGCGGGTGACGGTCTTCGTCGACTACCGGGTCAGGGCGACCGGGCGGCACGAGACGCTGGTCTTCCCCTACTACCTCGACGGCGGCTCCGGCCTTGTGGGCGGCGCGGGCGCGTTCGGGGCCAGCGGACCCTCCGGCGGGGGTGACTCCTCATGA
- a CDS encoding DUF4255 domain-containing protein: MPQPHDQGVIAVGSPDVIADVSDILLQVLTAAVHESDPTAQVRLVELVGQQQGGGGGTLGLELFLYEVTEDPSTRNRPPRRTVVEDPVSGAILQERRRADMALLLRYLVIPTGKTPDAQQRLLGSAMRALYDHAILQAPQLVAAAQSNSVADAGEPLTLRLAPLSLDERAKVWWAIAQPYRLSLNYEVRVVNLASRDITTDSAVTGGAVDVGQIAGVRP, translated from the coding sequence GTGCCGCAGCCGCACGATCAGGGGGTGATCGCCGTGGGCAGTCCCGATGTGATCGCCGATGTGTCCGACATCCTGCTGCAGGTGCTCACCGCCGCGGTGCACGAGTCCGATCCCACGGCTCAGGTGCGTCTCGTCGAACTCGTCGGGCAACAGCAGGGCGGAGGCGGTGGAACGCTCGGTCTCGAGCTCTTCCTCTACGAGGTCACCGAGGATCCGAGCACACGCAACCGGCCTCCGCGCCGCACCGTCGTCGAGGATCCGGTCAGCGGCGCGATCCTGCAGGAGCGCCGCAGGGCCGACATGGCGCTGTTGCTGCGCTATCTGGTCATTCCAACCGGCAAAACCCCAGACGCACAACAGCGGTTACTCGGCTCGGCGATGCGGGCGCTGTACGACCACGCCATCCTGCAGGCCCCACAGCTCGTGGCGGCCGCGCAGAGCAACAGTGTGGCCGACGCCGGGGAGCCGCTGACGCTGCGCCTGGCCCCGCTGTCCCTCGACGAGCGGGCCAAGGTGTGGTGGGCGATCGCGCAGCCGTACCGGCTCTCCCTCAACTACGAGGTGAGGGTGGTCAATCTGGCCTCCCGGGACATCACCACGGACTCCGCCGTCACCGGCGGTGCCGTCGACGTCGGACAGATCGCGGGAGTACGCCCATGA
- a CDS encoding putative baseplate assembly protein encodes MNAHDPGRPAAIDPSARLAPCADEPWWTLSAGAARTALLDADGRPVPLGVAREDLVAALRARVGGFTPDWTGSGPDDAGDALLRLFALMAEAVAARVDRLPAKLLVEHLRIAGVSPLPASPAQVLLRLTATAAAGPGVQVPAGFQAGAPGEDGTEVVLETVDDMWVSPAELAFLAVGRPATGALPGPVDEVTPGQGPAAEGFLPFGAQGIAGSALWLGFTAPQDLEGGLSLAFVAAPRPGGPAAAARGAVAPPGAPPPELHWSVLDGDTFRPVYVLVDHTGALSGTGTVQLRLPAGWRPGHPPGGAQLPEARWLRVRLTGGSYAEPPRLVAALPHTVLASAVRTVRDEVLSPVPLEPRELEGGTGVRLRVATPPVVPGSLTVTVADDPAAPLFPDAAPSPLAQGPVPVWREVTDLALAGPADRVFALDAETGVLIFGDGVHGVALPPGVGNVRAVSYHTGGGRQGAVAADAATVLRTAVPGVAAVSNPLPGTGGSDTELFGATVRRGAAEIRTAGRAVTPADHALLAMRAPGARIARAHAVPGHHPDHPGARLPGIVGVYLVPPDEDPATTGAPLPTAGDLEAVTDHLTHTLAPTGITVVAAAPRYVRVDARIELALEAGADRAAAVRRAEGELRRFLHPLGGGPAGDGWPFGGPLVHTTLLRRLLTDGAVTAVPLLTLTVDGLPVRPCADTPLPPHALIRVGRVTASVVADTTAQKGR; translated from the coding sequence ATGAATGCCCACGACCCCGGCCGTCCCGCCGCGATCGATCCCTCCGCGAGGCTCGCGCCCTGCGCGGACGAACCGTGGTGGACGCTCTCCGCCGGTGCCGCGCGCACCGCGCTGCTCGACGCGGACGGCCGCCCGGTGCCGCTGGGCGTCGCGCGGGAGGACCTGGTCGCCGCGCTGCGCGCGCGGGTCGGTGGCTTCACCCCCGACTGGACCGGGTCGGGTCCCGACGACGCGGGGGACGCGCTGTTGCGGCTGTTCGCTCTGATGGCCGAGGCGGTGGCTGCTCGCGTCGACCGGCTGCCCGCGAAGCTGCTCGTCGAGCATCTGCGGATCGCCGGGGTCTCCCCACTGCCCGCCTCGCCCGCCCAGGTACTGCTGCGCCTCACGGCAACGGCCGCTGCCGGACCGGGTGTTCAGGTGCCCGCGGGCTTCCAGGCAGGCGCTCCCGGCGAGGACGGCACGGAGGTGGTCCTCGAGACCGTGGACGACATGTGGGTGTCGCCCGCAGAGCTCGCGTTCCTGGCGGTGGGCCGCCCGGCGACGGGCGCTCTGCCGGGGCCCGTGGACGAGGTGACGCCGGGGCAGGGTCCCGCCGCCGAGGGCTTCCTCCCGTTCGGCGCACAGGGCATTGCCGGTTCGGCCCTCTGGCTGGGGTTCACCGCACCGCAGGACCTCGAGGGCGGGCTCTCGCTCGCCTTCGTGGCGGCCCCGCGCCCCGGTGGTCCTGCCGCCGCCGCGCGGGGAGCCGTCGCGCCGCCCGGCGCGCCCCCGCCGGAACTGCACTGGTCCGTGCTGGACGGCGACACCTTCCGGCCGGTCTACGTCTTGGTGGACCACACCGGCGCTCTCTCGGGCACCGGGACCGTACAGCTGCGGCTGCCCGCCGGCTGGCGGCCGGGCCACCCGCCGGGCGGGGCCCAGTTGCCCGAGGCCCGCTGGCTGCGCGTGCGGCTCACCGGAGGGTCGTACGCGGAGCCGCCGCGGCTCGTCGCCGCCCTGCCGCATACGGTGCTCGCCTCAGCCGTACGGACCGTTCGCGACGAAGTGCTGAGCCCCGTACCTCTGGAGCCCCGGGAACTGGAGGGTGGCACGGGCGTGCGGCTGCGGGTGGCGACGCCGCCCGTCGTCCCGGGTTCGCTGACCGTCACCGTCGCTGACGACCCCGCCGCACCGCTCTTCCCCGACGCCGCCCCATCCCCCCTCGCGCAGGGCCCGGTGCCCGTGTGGCGCGAGGTGACCGACCTGGCCCTCGCGGGCCCCGCCGACCGGGTGTTCGCCCTCGACGCCGAGACCGGCGTCCTCATCTTCGGCGACGGGGTGCACGGCGTCGCGCTGCCGCCCGGCGTCGGCAACGTACGGGCCGTCAGCTACCACACCGGCGGCGGCAGGCAGGGTGCCGTGGCGGCGGACGCGGCCACCGTGCTGCGTACCGCCGTACCGGGCGTGGCAGCGGTGTCCAACCCGCTGCCCGGGACCGGCGGTTCGGACACCGAACTGTTCGGCGCGACCGTACGGCGCGGCGCCGCCGAGATCCGCACCGCCGGGCGGGCCGTCACTCCCGCGGACCACGCGCTCCTCGCGATGCGCGCCCCGGGCGCCCGCATAGCCCGCGCCCACGCCGTACCCGGGCATCACCCGGACCATCCCGGCGCCCGGCTGCCCGGCATCGTCGGCGTCTACCTGGTACCGCCCGACGAGGACCCCGCCACCACCGGTGCGCCACTCCCCACGGCCGGAGACCTCGAAGCCGTCACGGATCATCTGACGCACACCCTCGCCCCGACCGGCATCACCGTTGTCGCCGCCGCGCCCCGCTATGTCCGAGTCGACGCCCGGATCGAGCTGGCGCTCGAGGCGGGCGCCGACCGCGCCGCGGCCGTACGCCGTGCAGAGGGCGAGCTGCGCCGCTTCCTACATCCACTCGGCGGAGGCCCCGCGGGCGACGGCTGGCCCTTCGGCGGGCCACTCGTCCACACCACGCTGCTGCGCCGGTTGCTCACCGACGGCGCGGTGACAGCAGTGCCGCTGCTGACACTCACGGTGGACGGCCTACCCGTGCGGCCCTGCGCCGATACGCCACTGCCGCCGCACGCGCTGATCCGCGTCGGACGGGTGACGGCCTCCGTCGTCGCCGACACCACCGCGCAGAAAGGGAGGTGA
- a CDS encoding putative phage tail protein, producing the protein MLTIHHLSVDFEVGGDDTAVFARLFAEHIREWSQRQEDAKSRDRLLAREASLTGDGPGGRDSSGESAAGCFGGA; encoded by the coding sequence ATGCTAACGATCCATCACCTTTCTGTCGACTTCGAGGTCGGAGGCGATGACACGGCAGTCTTCGCCCGGCTCTTCGCGGAGCACATCCGTGAGTGGTCGCAGCGGCAGGAGGACGCCAAGTCCCGCGACCGGTTGCTGGCCCGGGAGGCGTCCCTGACCGGTGACGGGCCAGGCGGCCGGGACTCCTCCGGCGAGTCCGCGGCCGGCTGCTTCGGGGGTGCCTGA